The proteins below are encoded in one region of Brassica napus cultivar Da-Ae chromosome A6, Da-Ae, whole genome shotgun sequence:
- the LOC125610261 gene encoding aldehyde oxidase GLOX-like → MAARATTFYALLLITSLQLLLTCHVSFAAGGRWKLLLPNVGISAMHMQLLRNDRVVMFDRTNFGPSNISLPNGNCRNNPQDPVSKIDCTAHSIEYDVASNTIRPLTVQSNTWCSSGSVRPDGVLVQTGGDRDGELKARIFTPCNNKKCDWIEINNGLTKRRWYSSNHILPDGTQIVIGGQGQFNYEFFPKTTSPNVIALPFLAETNDRGEENNLYPYVFLNNDGNLFIFANNRAILLDYVKNTVVKTYPAIPGGDPRSYPSTGSAVLLPLKNLEAAKIDAEVLVCGGAPKGSYLLAFRRKTFVKALDTCARIKINDENPQWTVEKMPRARVMGDMTLLPNGDVLIINGGASGSAAWELGREPVLVPDVYHSENPVNSRFESLNPTTIPRMYHSTAVLLRDGRVLVGGSNPHAFYNFTNVLFPTELSLEAFSPAYLEPEFAKFRPKIQSPKSQVMITYRMDLKLKFKVAGEVKGPVKVTMVFPSFTTHSFSMNQRLLVLDNVTFKRSGKSTNYEVQVKTPRSVNIAPPGYYMMFVVNQNIPSEGIWVRLQ, encoded by the coding sequence ATGGCAGCACGAGCCACAACGTTCTATGCTCTCTTACTAATTACCTCACTCCAACTCCTCCTAACATGCCACGTGTCATTCGCTGCCGGAGGAAGATGGAAACTCCTCCTCCCCAACGTCGGAATCTCAGCGATGCACATGCAGCTCCTCCGCAACGACCGTGTCGTAATGTTCGACCGAACCAACTTCGGCCCATCGAACATCTCTCTCCCCAACGGTAACTGCCGTAACAACCCACAGGACCCTGTTTCCAAAATCGACTGCACAGCTCACTCCATCGAATACGACGTCGCATCAAACACCATCCGTCCCTTAACAGTACAATCCAACACATGGTGCTCCTCCGGTTCGGTTAGACCGGACGGTGTTCTCGTCCAAACCGGTGGAGACCGAGACGGCGAGTTAAAAGCAAgaatcttcactccttgtaatAACAAAAAATGCGACTGGATCGAGATTAACAACGGGTTAACAAAGAGAAGATGGTACTCTTCTAATCATATTCTCCCCGACGGTACACAAATAGTCATTGGAGGCCAAGGACAATTCAACTACGAGTTCTTCCCCAAAACGACATCTCCTAACGTTATCGCGTTACCGTTTTTGGCCGAGACTAATGATAGAGGAGAAGAGAATAATCTTTATCCTTACGTTTTTCTCAACAACGACggtaatttatttatattcgCCAATAACCGTGCGATATTACTAGACTATGTTAAAAACACGGTGGTGAAAACTTATCCGGCGATCCCCGGTGGTGATCCGAGGAGCTACCCGAGCACCGGCTCAGCAGTGTTATTACCGTTAAAGAATCTTGAAGCGGCTAAAATAGACGCGGAGGTTCTGGTGTGTGGAGGTGCACCTAAAGGATCGTACCTCCTCGCTTTCAGAAGGAAAACATTCGTGAAAGCGCTTGACACGTGTGCGAGGATCAAGATTAACGACGAGAATCCACAATGGACGGTGGAGAAGATGCCACGTGCTAGAGTCATGGGAGACATGACGCTTTTGCCTAATGGAGATGTTTTGATTATCAACGGTGGTGCTTCTGGCTCAGCTGCATGGGAGCTTGGTCGTGAACCGGTTCTCGTACCGGATGTGTACCATTCCGAGAATCCGGTTAACTCTAGATTTGAGTCTCTTAACCCGACTACAATACCGAGAATGTATCACTCCACGGCGGTTCTTCTCCGTGACGGGAGAGTTCTCGTTGGAGGAAGCAATCCTCACGCGTTCTATAACTTCACCAATGTGCTTTTCCCGACCGAGCTAAGCTTGGAGGCTTTCTCTCCGGCATACCTAGAACCGGAGTTTGCGAAATTTCGTCCAAAGATTCAGTCTCCTAAATCGCAAGTAATGATTACGTATAGGATGGACTTGAAGCTGAAGTTTAAGGTCGCAGGGGAAGTCAAGGGTCCGGTTAAAGTAACGATGGTGTTTCCATCGTTCACAACGCATTCATTTTCTATGAATCAAAGGCTTTTGGTTTTGGATAACGTTACGTTTAAAAGATCTGGTAAATCGACGAACTATGAGGTTCAAGTGAAGACTCCGAGATCGGTGAATATAGCACCGCCTGGTTATTATATGATGTTTGTGGTGAATCAAAACATACCAAGCGAAGGTATTTGGGTAAGGCTAcaataa